One Nicotiana sylvestris chromosome 12, ASM39365v2, whole genome shotgun sequence genomic window carries:
- the LOC104235338 gene encoding uncharacterized protein, producing MEYERIHKVQNGILSPSKLRMKLIGAHNQKKKEGSNSNSSRTSPARLEDSEFVKNSLLATQSGDFEDEYSNIEVTANKLPGNSLLNSSQGDETSNSCLPKETSEAARAKRQQFSKIDGGNSSSVHPVKGCEDENIDYDSTSSFEFHKGERSMHHHSMTTRSFSRPMSSKWNDAEKWIMNRQNVQANYSKKVHLQNQAHRGPAASMVRVAPESSGYESKLAVKKVDFCQPANQIVPEKFAFDQPGSHSQGNGANAVSLDLCPESKDLTEVVNRDSSCTKSLTEDRTVLPAIRSVSMRDMGTEMTPIPSQEPSRTATPVDATTPIRSPTSSIPSTPRRGEPAPTPTENCIGNASQNSTENNKKELSEEELKMKTRKEIVALGVQLGKMNIAAWASKDEKDKSEAEAAEVARMEYAKRAAAWEEAEKSKHSASYKREEIKIQAWESQQKAKLEAEMRKIEAQVEQMRAQAQAKMVKKIAMARQRSEEKRAAAEARRNQQAEKTTEQVEYIRQTGRLPSSSFSCCGWL from the exons ATGGAGTACGAGAGGATTCACAAAGTGCAG AATGGTATATTATCTCCAAGTAAGTTAAGGATGAAACTAATTGGAGCTCACAAtcagaagaagaaagaaggatCAAATAGTAATTCTTCAAGAACTTCTCCTGCTAGGCTTGAGGATTCTGAGTTTGTCAAAAACAGTTTGTTGGCTACCCAAAGTGGAGATTTTGAGGATGAAT ATTCCAATATAGAAGTTACTGCAAATAAATTGCCAGGAAATTCATTGCTAAATTCTAGTCAAGGTGATGAGACTTCAAATTCATGCCTGCCAAAGGAAACTTCGGAAGCTGCTCGTGCAAAAAGGCAGCAATTTTCTAAAATAGATGGCGGAAATTCTAGTTCGGTTCATCCAGTTAAAGGATGTGAAGATGAGAATATCGATTATGATAGTACATCCAGCTTCGAGTTTCATAAAGGGGAGAGATCAATGCACCACCATTCCATGACAACAAGGTCGTTTTCACGGCCCATGTCTTCCAAGTGGAATGATGCAGAGAAGTGGATAATGAATAGGCAAAATGTGCAAGCTAATTATTCGAAAAAGGTTCATTTACAGAACCAAGCACACCGGGGGCCTGCCGCAAGCATGGTTAGAGTAGCTCCGGAATCTAGTGGTTATGAAAGTAAGTTAGCAGTTAAGAAGGTTGATTTTTGTCAACCTGCAAATCAGATAGTGCCCGAGAAGTTTGCTTTTGATCAACCTGGTTCTCATAGTCAAGGAAATGGTGCGAATGCCGTGTCACTTGATCTTTGCCCTGAAAGTAAGGATTTGACAGAGGTGGTCAATAGGGATTCTTCTTGTACAAAGAGTTTAACAGAAGATAGAACAG TTCTCCCCGCAATAAGATCAGTCTCGATGAGAGACATGGGAACAGAAATGACTCCTATTCCAAGTCAGGAGCCTTCAAGAACAGCTACACCTGTTGACGCAACGACCCCAATCCGCAGCCCTACTTCTTCAATCCCATCTACACCTCGTAGAGGAGAGCCAGCGCCAACGCCTACAGAGAATTGCATCGGCAATGCTTCTCAAAATTCAacagaaaacaataaaaaagAATTGTCGGAGGAAGAATTAAAGATGAAGACAAGAAAAGAGATTGTAGCCCTTGGTGTCCAACTCGGTAAAATGAATATAGCTGCTTGGGCGAGCAAGGATGAGAAGGATAAGAGCGAGGCTGAAGCAGCTGAGGTTGCACGGATGGAATATGCTAAAAGGGCAGCTGCTTGGGAGGAAGCTGAAAAGTCAAAGCACTCTGCAAG TTATAAGCGTGAAGAGATAAAAATCCAAGCTTGGGAAAGCCAGCAGAAAGCAAAGCTAGAAGCAGAGATGAGGAAAATAGAG GCACAAGTCGAACAAATGAGAGCACAAGCTCAAGCAAAGATGGTGAAGAAGATCGCAATGGCAAGACAAAGATCAGAAGAAAAGCGAGCTGCAGCTGAAGCTAGAAGAAATCAGCAAGCTGAAAAAACTACAGAGCAAGTTGAATACATACGTCAAACAGGTCGACTTCCATCTTCTTCCTTCTCGTGTTGTGGCTGGTTATGA